A single Nicotiana tabacum cultivar K326 chromosome 5, ASM71507v2, whole genome shotgun sequence DNA region contains:
- the LOC107792974 gene encoding nicotinate N-methyltransferase 1-like: protein MENRNGEASNNNNNARLAIMELANMISVPMSLNAVVRLKVADAIWEGGSNAPLSPTEILAKTSGSEGGGGAGGGDAENLQRILRMLTSYDVFAEHIVDDGPQRRYSLTEVGKTLVTDENGLSYGSYILQHHQDALMSAWTMVDEAINDSSTEPFAKANGEPAYNYYGKKPEMNNLMLNAMSGVSVPFMKAILESYNGFQGVKTLVDVGGSGGDCLKMILEKHQSIQLGINFDLPEVVEKAPKIPRINHIGGDMFKYVPKGNAIFMKWVLTTWTDDECKQIMKSCYNALPKKGKLIACEPVLPHHTDDSKRTRALLEGDIFVMTIYRAKGKHRTEDEYRQLGRSAGFADCRGFYIDHFFTVLEFHKL, encoded by the exons ATGGAGAATAGAAATGGCGAAGCtagcaataataacaataatgcaAGGTTGGCTATAATGGAATTAGCCAACATGATAAGTGTACCTATGTCTCTAAATGCCGTTGTTAGGCTTAAAGTAGCTGATGCTATTTGGGAAGGTGGATCAAACGCGCCGCTCTCTCCCACCGAAATTCTCGCTAAAACAAGCGGTTCCGAAGGCGGCGGTGGTGCCGGTGGCGGTGATGCTGAGAATCTGCAAAGGATTTTACGCATGCTCACGAGCTATGATGTATTTGCTGAGCACATAGTTGATGACGGCCCTCAAAGAAG ATATTCGTTGACAGAGGTGGGCAAAACCCTAGTCACAGACGAGAACGGCTTATCCTATGGCTCCTACATTCTCCAGCACCACCAAGATGCGTTAATGAGCGCGTGGACGATGGTTGACGAGGCCATCAACGATTCGTCCACTGAGCCATTTGCTAAGGCAAATGGCGAACCGGCTTACAATTACTACGGGAAAAAACCAGAAATGAATAACCTAATGTTAAATGCAATGTCTGGAGTTTCTGTGCCGTTTATGAAGGCAATTTTAGAGAGTTATAATGGGTTTCAAGGAGTGAAAACATTGGTTGACGTTGGAGGAAGTGGTGGAGATTGCTTGAAAATGATTTTAGAGAAACATCAAAGTATTCAACTAGGAATTAACTTTGATTTGCCTGAGGTTGTTGAAAAAGCTCCCAAAATTCCTC GTATAAATCACATCGGTGGTGACATGTTCAAATACGTACCAAAGGGAAACGCTATTTTCATGAAG TGGGTGCTAACAACATGGACAGATGATGAATGCAAGCAAATAATGAAGAGTTGCTATAACGCACTCccaaagaaagggaaattgattgCTTGTGAGCCAGTTTTGCCGCATCATACTGATGATAGCAAGAGAACTCGAGCACTTCTTGAAGGAGACATTTTTGTCATGACAATCTACCGTGCCAAAGGTAAGCACCGCACTGAAGATGAATATCGGCAGCTCGGCCGATCAGCTGGTTTCGCCGATTGCCGAGGTTTCTACATCGATCATTTCTTCACCGTTCTTGAATTTCATAAGTTATAA